The following are encoded together in the Brassica napus cultivar Da-Ae chromosome A9, Da-Ae, whole genome shotgun sequence genome:
- the LOC106369036 gene encoding uncharacterized protein LOC106369036, translating to MFSFVGFVFLSGVFLGIVAILAAEAAGLMYLVNRLNRKRDSKPASDPSPDDIVNPPNEFSLNKQGMVWILEVDEGVKNWGKEKVPKEHKKKRDFLEVHPLRKFARIKDHKLLLSDAGSDSTPTMVSLKCCSIEAVSGNHLPTRKWAKRFPIKVESKISSELYKGNKVFYIYLETSWEKESWCKALRLAACDSPERFIWYSTKLQQEFRSYVTSLNVAYHSFMKPSAGFSFETFDKGNRTDGGGSSKVRLFLKRFSRKRSHREDRKNSVRSYQDSQHGSSSGRSGSGRKTGDYSADEADVPIFSRSVSHSSSQISGVSDGDSEEKFDMDEGTLAWNLLISRLFFDLKRKTGVTSSVQARIQRVLSNMRTPSYIGELICSDVDTGNLPPHIHGTRVLPMEMSGVWAFELDIEYSGEAMIDVETRVDIREVDLQKGITDTRLQPSSAGDPVEGVEDFEKQLAQNGGSNKTDEFKGSKGTKTSPNGVSRWKSIIKNIAEQVSQVPISLSIRVSSLRGTLRVHLKQPPSDQLWFGFTSMPDIEFDLASSVGEHKITNSHVAMFLINRFKSAIRETVVLPNCESLTIPWMIAEKDDWVQRNAAPFMWMNQESDHNSSHATEAKSKSDKPPTCSSSVHSEQMQKTANTTQKPIIPEASSSCAQSEQVQEAASAIQKPNTEAEAMSTPLSRSSTTFTLSSDKSREELKTPLLRPSSSEKQYTNLRDRTGEMTAAQSPSRSIRSSDEDDSSGKKLGRRARMLGLGKKMGEKLEEKRRHMEEKSRQIVEKMRGPS from the exons ATGTTCTCGTTCGTTGGTTTCGTCTTCCTCTCcggagttttcctcggaatcgTCGCCATCTTGGCCGCCGAAGCTGCCGGATTGATGTATCTCGTCAACCGATTGAACCGGAAGAGAGATTCGAAACCCGCCTCTGATCCATCCCCCGATGATATCGTCAATCCTCCCAACGAGTTCTCTCTCAACAAACAG GGAATGGTTTGGATTCTGGAGGTGGATGAAGGTGTTAAGAACTGGGGAAAGGAGAAGGTACCAAAGgagcacaagaagaagagagattTCTTGGAGGTTCATCCTCTTCGAAAATTCGCTAGGATCAAAGATCACAAGCTTCTCTTGTCAGATGCTGGTTCTGATAGCACTCCGACGATGGTTTCTTTGAAATGCTGCTCTATTGAAGCTGTTTCTGGCAATCATCTCCCTACCAGAAAATG GGCGAAAAGGTTTCCTATAAAAGTTGAAAGCAAGATATCTTCAGAGTTATACAAGGGAAACAAGGTGTTTTACATCTATCTCGAGACTTCGTGGGAGAAGGAATCTTGGTGCAAAGCTCTTCGTCTAGCTGCTTGCGATTCTCCGGAAAGGTTTATTTGGTACTCTACTAAACTGCAACAAGAGTTTCGTAGCTACGTCACGTCTCTCAATGTTGCGTATCATTCGTTTATGAAACCATCCGCTGGGTTTAGCTTTGAGACGTTTGACAAAGGGAACAGAACTGATGGTGGTGGTTCTTCAAAGGTTCGTTTGTTCTTGAAGAGGTTTTCAAGGAAGCGATCGCATCGGGAAGATAGGAAAAACTCTGTGCGTTCTTACCAAGACTCGCAACACGGAAGTAGCTCAGGGAGGAGCGGTTCAGGAAGGAAGACGGGAGATTATAGCGCTGATGAAGCTGATGTGCCTATCTTTTCACGTTCTGTGAGTCATAGCAGCAGTCAGATCTCTGGGGTTTCAGATGGAGACTCTGAAGAGAAGTTCGACATGGATGAAGGGACGTTGGCGTGGAACTTGCTGATCTCTAGGCTGTTTTTCGATCTCAAAAGGAAAACAGGAGTGACGAGCTCAGTGCAAGCACGAATCCAG AGAGTGTTATCCAACATGAGGACTCCAAGCTACATAGGCGAGCTAATCTGCTCCGATGTCGACACTGGAAACCTCCCACCTCATATACACGGTACTCGGGTTCTTCCAATGGAGATGAGTGGTGTATGGGCGTTCGAACTAGATATTGAATACTCTGGTGAAGCGATGATTGACGTTGAAACACGGGTTGACATACGTGAGGTTGATCTCCAAAAAGGTATAACCGACACAAGGTTGCAGCCAAGCTCTGCAGGGGACCCTGTTGAAGGTGTTGAAGATTTTGAAAAGCAATTAGCACAAAATGGTGGATCCAATAAAACAG ATGAATTCAAGGGATCAAAAGGAACGAAGACATCTCCAAATGGTGTATCCAGGTGGAAGTCTATCATTAAAAACATTGCTGAACAAGTTTCCCAG GTGCCTATCTCTTTGTCAATACGGGTGTCTTCTCTTCGAGGGACACTGAGGGTACACCTGAAGCAGCCTCCTTCTGATCAATTATGGTTTGGTTTCACGAGCATGCCCGATATAGAATTCGACCTCGCATCTTCTGTTGGGGAACACAAAATCACCAACAGCCATGTTGCTATGTTCTTGATCAACCGGTTTAAG AGTGCAATTAGAGAAACAGTGGTTCTTCCAAACTGTGAAAGCCTAACGATTCCTTGGATGATTGCTGAAAAAGATGACTGGGTTCAACGCAACGCTGCTCCATTCATGTGGATGAATCAAGAAAGCGATCACAATAGCTCACATGCAACAGAAGCGAAATCTAAATCCGACAAGCCACCCACTTGTTCCTCCTCTGTTCACTCCGAGCAAATGCAGAAGACTGCAAACACCACTCAGAAGCCGATTATTCCTGAAGCATCTTCCTCCTGTGCTCAGTCTGAACAAGTGCAGGAAGCTGCCAGTGCCATCCAGAAACCGAATACTGAAGCAGAGGCCATGTCTACGCCATTGTCAAGATCATCCACAACATTTACATTATCAAGTGACAAATCCCGGGAAGAACTGAAAACTCCATTACTGCGACCGAGCAGCAGTGAAAAGCAATATACAAACTTAAGAGACAGGACCGGAGAGATGACTGCTGCTCAGTCACCATCTAGGTCAATACGTTCAAGCGATGAAGATGATTCAAGCGGGAAGAAACTGGGAAGGAGAGCAAGGATGCTGGGTCTTGGGAAGAAAATGGGTGAGAAGTTGGAGGAGAAGAGGCGTCACATGGAGGAAAAGAGTAGACAGATTGTTGAAAAGATGAGAGGACCTTCTTAA
- the LOC106365330 gene encoding transcription factor GTE5, chloroplastic-like: protein MLLSFFLLHTCLFPLYNLSRMIKAYAILAIPCYIASLGFSTSSSTFDHNRTKPMVAARHDRPVNVPLVSPSHSFASEDEDPMSKVVSLSSTSKREVKNLKLKLISEVDKVRIVITRFDPQGGNKKIETVKKSGHGGTVHIFRNCNNLLRKLMTHKYGWVFNVPVDAEGLCLRDYHTIVKEPMDLGTVKSKLGEGLYNSPLDFAEDVRLTFNNAILYNPMGNDVHSMAKLLLSMFEEKWVSIEVQLDSLPIVDPLPAPTVLKDRTLERVESMTTPVETPVDNRDLTLDEKRRLIEELQDLPCDKLETVVQIIKKSNPELSQQDDDEIELDIDSLDIQTLWELYRFVTGYKESLNNRKEDQGFGSERDAESAHNIIQEPADSDSDSSSGRGLDAGN, encoded by the exons ATGTTGCTTTCCTTTTTTCTATTACACACGTGTTTATTTCCCCTATATAATCTCTCGCGCATGATTAAAGCTTACGCTATTCTCGCTATCCCCTGCTACATTGCTTCCCTAGGGTTTTCGACTTCATCGTCGACCTTCGATCATAACCGCACCAAACCAATGGTGGCTGCTAGACATGACCGGCCAGTGAATGTTCCTCTCGTGTCTCCGTCTCACTCGTTTGCGTCTGAAGACGAAGATCCCATGTCAAAGGTCGTCAGCTTAAGCTCAACTTCAAAGCGTGAGGTTAAAAACTTGAAGCTAAAACTAATCTCCGAGGTGGATAAAGTTAGGATCGTAATCACAAGGTTCGATCCCCAAGGCGGAAACAAGAAAATAGAAACAGTTAAGAAGAGCGGGCATGGAGGTACGGTTCATATTTTCAGGAACTGTAACAACTTGCTTAGGAAGTTGATGACGCATAAGTATGGATGGGTGTTCAATGTCCCAGTGGATGCTGAAGGACTTTGCTTGCGTGATTACCACACCATCGTTAAAGAGCCTATGGATTTGGGTACAGTGAAGTCTAAGTTGGGGGAGGGTTTGTATAACTCACCGTTGGATTTCGCTGAGGATGTGAGACTTACTTTTAACAATGCCATCTTGTATAATCCAATGGGGAATGATGTGCATAGTATGGCTAAGTTGTTACTGAGTATGTTTGAGGAGAAGTGGGTTTCCATTGAAGTGCAGCTTGATAGTCTTCCCATTGTAGACCCATTACCAGCTCCTACAGTACTCAAGGATAGGACTTTGGAGAGAGTAGAGTCTATGACAACACCAGTGGAGACTCCTGTTGATAATAGGGACCTTACGCTGGATGAGAAACGGAGACTCATCGAAGAGCTTCAGGACTTGCCTTGTGACAAACTAGAGACAGTTGTTCAGATTATAAAGAAGAGTAATCCAGAACTCTCTCAACAAGACGATGATGAGATTGAGCTGGATATTGACAGTCTTGACATTCAAACGCTTTGGGAGCTGTATAGATTTGTGACTGGGTATAAGGAGAGCTTGAATAATAGAAAAGAGGATCAGGGGTTTGGTTCAGAAAGAGATGCTGAATCTGCTCACAATATTATCCAAGAACCGGCCG ATTCTGACAGTGATAGCTCCTCGGGACGTGGATTAGATGCTGGCAATTAG
- the LOC106369037 gene encoding probable aquaporin TIP3-2, which yields MATYARRTYGFGRADEASHPDSIRATLAEFVSTFVFVFAGEGSILALDKLYWDTAAHTGTDTPGGLVLVALAHALALFAAISAAINVSGGHVNPAVTFAALVGGRLSVIRAIYYWIAQLLGAILACLLLRLATNGSRPIGFHVASGVSELHGLLMEIILTFALVYVFYSTVIDPKRGSIGIIAPLAIGLIVGANMLVGGPFEGASMNPARAFGPSLVGWRWHNHWIYWVGPFIGGALAALIYEYMIIPSVNEPPRHSTHQPLAPEDY from the exons ATGGCAACATATGCTAGAAGAACATACGGGTTCGGGAGAGCTGACGAGGCGTCTCATCCGGACTCCATTAGAGCCACTTTGGCCGAGTTTGTTTCCACTTTCGTCTTCGTCTTTGCTGGAGAAGGCTCCATCCTTGCTCTAG ACAAGTTGTACTGGGACACTGCAGCTCACACGGGGACAGACACGCCGGGAGGGCTAGTATTGGTGGCGTTAGCTCATGCATTGGCCCTGTTTGCTGCTATTTCGGCGGCCATCAATGTCTCAGGTGGTCACGTGAACCCGGCCGTCACTTTTGCTGCTCTAGTAGGAGGCAGGCTCTCAGTGATCCGAGCTATCTACTATTGGATTGCTCAGCTTCTTGGTGCTATCCTCGCTTGTCTCTTGTTGAGGCTTGCCACTAATGGCTCG AGACCAATAGGTTTCCATGTAGCGTCTGGAGTGAGTGAGCTTCATGGGCTATTGATGGAGATCATCCTTACGTTTGCCTTGGTTTACGTCTTCTACTCAACTGTAATCGACCCAAAGAGAGGGAGTATTGGGATCATAGCGCCGTTAGCCATAGGGCTTATAGTCGGGGCAAACATGTTGGTAGGAGGACCATTCGAAGGCGCATCAATGAATCCGGCTAGAGCCTTTGGTCCATCATTAGTGGGATGGAGATGGCATAACCACTGGATCTATTGGGTTGGGCCCTTCATTGGCGGTGCACTCGCCGCACTTATCTATGAGTACATGATCATACCGAGCGTGAACGAACCTCCTCGCCACAGTACACACCAACCATTGGCTCCAGAAGATTACTAG
- the LOC106365331 gene encoding transcription factor MYB52 — protein MMCSRGHWRPAEDEKLRELVEQFGPHNWNAIAQKLSGRSGKSCRLRWFNQLDPRINRNPFTEDEEERLLASHRIHGNRWSVIARFFPGRTDNAVKNHWHVIMARRGRELSKLRPRGLGHDGTTAATIGYDGCDKKRRLATASTISYPHQFSHISHFQLLKEFFTGKIGLCNNTTPINEGAINQTKRPIEFYDFLQVKSDSKKPEVIDNSRKYEEEDGVSEHSHNHNENCVPFIDFLSVGNSASQSLC, from the exons ATGATGTGTAGTCGAGGACATTGGAGACCTGCAGAGGATGAGAAGCTTCGAGAACTCGTTGAACAGTTTGGTCCTCATAATTGGAACGCCATAGCTCAGAAGCTCTCTGGTCGATCTG GTAAAAGTTGTAGATTAAGATGGTTTAATCAGTTGGATCCTAGAATTAACCGAAACCCTTTCacggaggatgaagaagaaaggcttctagcttctcatcggATCCATGGAAACAGATGGTCCGTGATCGCAAGATTTTTCCCCGGTCGAACCGATAACGCTGTTAAAAACCATTGGCACGTCATCATGGCTCGTCGTGGCCGAGAACTGTCCAAGCTACGTCCACGTGGTCTCGGCCATGATGGCACCACGGCTGCGACGATTGGTTATGACGGCTGCGATAAAAAGAGAAGATTGGCAACCGCAAGCACTATCAGTTATCCTCACCAGTTCTCTCATATTAGTCATTTTCAGCTCCTCAAAGAGTTCTTCACTGGAAAGATCGGGTTATGCAATAATACTACTCCAATCAACGAag GAGcgataaaccaaaccaaaagacCGATTGAGTTCTACGATTTTCTCCAAGTCAAGTCGGATTCAAAGAAACCCGAAGTGATAGACAATTCAAGAaaatacgaagaagaagatggtgttTCTGAACACAGCCACAATCACAACGAGAATTGTGTTCCCTTTATCGACTTTTTGTCTGTTGGAAACTCTGCCTCTCAGAGTTTATGTTAA
- the LOC106369038 gene encoding basic transcription factor 3 — protein sequence MNREKLMKMANTVRTGGKGTVRRKKKAVHKTNTTDDKKLQSTLKRIGVNSIPAIEEVNIFKDDVVIQFTNPKVQASVAANTWVVSGSPQTKKLEDILPQILSQLGPDNMDNLRKLAEQFKNQAPVDGNASATVQEDDDDDVPDLVAGETFEAAAEEKVAVAASS from the exons ATGAATCGGGAGAAGTTGATGAAGATGGCTAACACCGTCCGCACTGGCGGAAAGGGTACAGTCAGAAG GAAGAAGAAGGCTGTGCACAAGACCAATACAACTGATGACAAGAAGCTCCAAAGCACCCTCAAGAGGATTGGAGTTAATTCCATTCCAGCTATTGAAGAAGTTAACATCTTTAAGGATGATGTTGTTATTCAGTTCACCAACCCCAAGG TTCAAGCTTCAGTTGCTGCAAACACATGGGTTGTTAGCGGTTCTCCTCAGACCAAGA AATTGGAAGATATCCTTCCTCAGATTCTCAGCCAACTTG GACCAGACAACATGGACAATCTGAGGAAGTTAGCAGAGCAGTTTAAGAATCAAGCCCCTGTTGATGGGAATGCCTCAGCAACTGTGCAAGaggatgatgacgatgatgtcCCAGATCTTGTAGCTGGTGAGACATTCGAAGCTGCTGCTGAAGAGAAAGTAGCTGTTGCTGCTTCTTCTTAG